One Candidatus Poribacteria bacterium DNA window includes the following coding sequences:
- a CDS encoding pentapeptide repeat-containing protein, whose product MADKAHRRSPAQSAGTAAKSYAGAQMAETDFAKATLIRTDFARANLRFANFNRADLRGANFAGADLSQASFVGADLRGADFTNAAMNGCFLSGAKIGGARFDGAKLQEAMLGDANPQLDHAYDPPTSFAGADLSRAVFRRCDLNGVVLRGANLTHAYLYEALIRGADLEDAQLEGARIRRLTLDALP is encoded by the coding sequence ATGGCGGACAAAGCCCACCGTCGATCGCCTGCCCAGTCGGCAGGGACGGCAGCGAAGAGCTATGCAGGCGCACAGATGGCGGAAACCGACTTCGCCAAGGCGACCCTCATCCGAACCGACTTCGCGAGGGCGAACCTGCGCTTCGCCAACTTCAACAGGGCGGATCTTCGAGGCGCGAACTTCGCAGGAGCGGACCTGAGCCAGGCGAGCTTTGTCGGGGCAGACCTGAGGGGTGCGGACTTCACGAACGCCGCGATGAACGGGTGCTTCCTCAGCGGAGCCAAGATCGGCGGTGCGAGGTTCGACGGCGCGAAGCTGCAGGAGGCGATGCTGGGCGACGCCAACCCACAACTCGACCACGCGTACGATCCTCCGACCTCCTTTGCCGGAGCCGACCTGAGCCGCGCGGTGTTCCGTCGGTGCGACCTGAACGGCGTCGTTCTCAGAGGCGCGAACCTGACTCACGCCTATCTGTACGAAGCCCTGATCCGCGGAGCCGATCTGGAGGACGCTCAACTCGAAGGCGCTAGAATCCGTCGTCTTACGCTCGACGCTCTCCCCTAG
- a CDS encoding DNA helicase UvrBC: MAKASLNRDDLTIEALDQILDAIGYDSDTQVRVLRRDDGREVLIVQANRFSVTRLYVTGRPDGRLIDGFESLHALVRHRLEEFKSEHETDAGFSLEPATWRRLFAESADRYVRYLFCSGIHRWGDVERDTRTNLDTCDLARRYADDELAWGIYQYKGYILMMNTIARAELALEGGAIQDVGKVLMEGIDKIGGFCRECLLSGHPEAEATTREHYLSNLLRYREGLIHDGRLPDAAREDPRNVV, encoded by the coding sequence ATGGCGAAGGCGAGCCTCAACCGCGACGACCTGACGATCGAGGCCCTGGATCAGATCCTCGACGCAATCGGCTATGACAGCGACACGCAGGTCCGTGTGCTGCGACGAGACGACGGCAGAGAAGTGCTCATCGTACAGGCGAACCGGTTCAGCGTGACGCGTCTGTACGTGACAGGGCGTCCAGATGGACGGCTCATCGACGGATTCGAGTCGCTGCATGCGTTGGTCAGGCATCGGCTTGAAGAGTTCAAGAGCGAGCACGAGACGGACGCCGGCTTCAGCCTGGAACCTGCCACGTGGCGTCGGCTCTTTGCGGAGAGCGCCGACCGCTACGTTCGCTACTTGTTCTGCTCCGGCATCCATCGGTGGGGGGACGTCGAGCGAGACACGCGAACCAATCTGGACACCTGCGACCTGGCGCGACGCTACGCCGACGATGAGCTGGCATGGGGGATCTACCAGTACAAAGGGTACATCCTCATGATGAACACCATCGCCCGCGCGGAACTGGCACTGGAGGGCGGAGCCATCCAGGACGTGGGCAAGGTCCTGATGGAAGGGATCGACAAGATCGGCGGGTTCTGCCGTGAATGCCTGTTGTCAGGACATCCTGAGGCAGAGGCGACGACGCGGGAACACTACCTGAGCAACCTGCTGCGCTACCGAGAGGGGCTGATCCACGACGGTCGGCTCCCGGATGCCGCCCGCGAGGATCCGCGCAACGTCGTCTAG